The genomic stretch TTCCTTTCTGCCTTCAATAAGACATTTTGGGTAAAAGGGAAGGACTGGACAAAGATGTGCCATGCTATAATCAGCACTCAATGCTGTTAGCCAGTTCTGTTGGTTATGTTTCACAATGTGTGGAAAGGCAAACCTGAAATCAAGTAATGCATTGAGAAAATACAAATGTCGCTGGAACGTTATAATTGTATATGTGAGAAATACAACATTTCCACTGGTTTATACAATATTTGTGCATTTGTGGAGCTAGATGTAGCTTATTTAGCAAAATTATGATTTTCATCAACTAACGTGTATTAAGCACAAATACAAAGCAAAACTGAATCTTACATCATTATCAAGACAATGAGTGTTTTCATATAGGTCTGGGCTGTGAATTCGAAATGAGATTAATATCGTTTACAGTCCCTTCTAATATCTGCTTAATAGCATTTACAGTCCTTTCTAATATCTGCTTACGAAAAACAGTATATTCATGCTACATACGTATAAACTGTTTATTTTCCCATTACTTTAGGAAACTCAGATTGGTTTCCATAGACGTATTCGCCATAAAGTTTGTAACTTTTATGCAGATTTACCTGCAGTAATAAATAGTATATCTTGTTTTTAGAGACGCTGATTTCTAATCATTTATGAAGAAAGTAATCAGATTGAATTAGCGTTTTCCTTGGTTAACATAACGTCAAACGCActtagaaatatacagagcagaTGACATTTCAGTTGAGACAAATTGCAGTGTCTTCAGATACCAACCAACCAACAAAACACCTAGTTTTGCTTTAGAAATACTGCAGCGAGTTCAAATTCCTTAGCGTCGATCCTGGTCTTGTGGCGACATTTGGTTGGAAGCTTTCTACCATGCACGAATTCCATGCAGTGTTCCTTGACACGCTGACACGTTTGTCCCTTGGTGTGTTGGAGCCCGGGATGAAGCACCGAGACTCGCAATATTACTAAGGTTCATGTTCATGAAGGCGCTGGCGGCTGTAGTCGGAGGGAGAGTGGAAAGAGTGGAGTAAGTACGGCTGTAGCCGTTGCTGTACGGCGGACTGCTGTAGGTATATGCCGGGTAACCACTGTAGTTGTAAGGATTTGCTCCCATTGTATAATGTGAGTTGTAGTTCTGTGATCCACCCAAGCAGGGTTTGCCGTCTCGGACCAAAACTGGCACAGCCACCCGTCTtggtggtggtggatgttgaTGTCCTGAGATGTCCAGCGTTTTGTCCTGGCGCTGTCGCTTACATTTGTATCTTCGGTTTTGGAACCAGATTTTTACCTGTGTGGAAGTCAGTTTCAAAGCACTGGCCAAGTGTTCCCTCTCCGGCGCCGACAGGTATCTTTGCTCCTTGAAGCGCCTCTCTAGTTCAAACACTTGGGCCTGCGAGAAGAGAACCCTCGGTTTCCGCCGGTTCCTCTGTTTTTGTGGTCTCTCCGAGTCAGAGTGTCCACCGTCTTCACACTCCTGAGATTTTGTAACCATACTGCAGTTCTCTGCAATGTCAGATCATTACAATGTTATTATTTTGTGCTTTGTTCCCAGTCGCATAATTAGACTTAAGTTTAAATTTGCTTTTTGAGACGAATTCATATGATTAAAATGCAAACGTGTACTATTGATGCAATTATGACGGATCGTTGTGCACTTGTCTGCATAACCAACATGATTAGTGTTTAATTTGTGtggtaaaataaataacaacTCTTTGAAAAGACATTGGGAGAACCAAATAAAGGTACATGATGTAAAGCTGAAAGTATTCCCGCAAGAAAATGTTTTAGTacgtaaaatgtttttgaaattaGACAGTATAAATACGCTTCGTATCTTTTCGCAGAGATATACATTTCCCATACTTCATTGAAATTGTATAAATCTGGAACGCTTCTCTATTTGATGTGTAAATTTTACTACATCAATATATATTTCACATAAACAATACTGTCATAATAATATGACTCGTTAGTTTATTTGTTAACCGTTTTTGGTAATTGCACTTTTAAAATCTTTGCAATGTCGGCGGTGTAACCatatatgcattttttattAATAGATTATcagtatatatttgtatatatatatgcccTAGGTTTTCACCTTATCCTTATGCCATAAGTTATAAAATTGGCATTGTTACTCACTGGTTTCCTGATCTTCGACCTCCGCCACTGAAGTGGTGACGGTAGAGTGAACAAGCGCTGAGGGAAAGTAAACCGCTGAAGAAAGACTGATATCCTGATCGGGCAACGAATTCAAGTAGGACATACTTTCATCTGCATCCGACAAGCCGGGGCTCTCCCCTGCCACGATCATGCACAAAGAAGTCGACTGAAAATGGTGCTGCTCTTGAATTTCCCACTGATAGTACGCGTCGCGGGACTCGAGATGTAATGCTTGCGACTGTTGCTCCAGATTCAGTATATCTTTGACAGAAAACGGTGTCGTAGTGAGTGGACTCGGAAGCATCATCAAATCCTCTCAGCTGCATCAAGAATTCTTTTCAGCTTACAGCGTGAACCTTTTATAATGATTTTTAGATTGGCAATAACGATATATACACTAAACGTATGCTATTTAATCATTATCCAGCGTCAACCAGAAATAAAAGTTGAATATAAAAGCTGCTCGCCTGTTTTCCATGAATCAGGAAGATTGTTGGCTTTCGTGTATGACAGATATTCCGACCGCAGTTGTCTGCTTCGTTCCTGTTGTCACTGGGAGGCAAAGTGCCTCTCCTGCTCAATGACGTCACCGGTGTGGGGCGGGATGAAAGGGGAGGTAGTATAATGCCAGGCAAAAACTTTATAAAAGATCAAGACATGTATGGGACAAGGTTAACTAATTGGTAGCTATAAAACACTTAACGGATTACCTAAGCAAAAAAGCTGAGGTATAAGGGGAAATAATTATAGGCCTTAATGCTGTTAAATTAATCTGCCGTAATGGACGATCTTAGACAAGTCCAACAACAGCTTTTGAGATTAATCACAATTAATACGAAAGAGTTATCAGTATAATGTTAGCAGCCGAGAATGTATCAGATTATACAAGCCagcttgtacctttgcttgtgacCTTGGGTGTACcatcaagggtctgccaattgttcCCTATAGCTGTATAGGTAAacgtaccttttaaggtacagaaatgggctATTAGGAACGTTTTTGTACTACTGGGGTACATTCGTGTTGCTTGTACCTTGGGGATGTTCGTaaaagtccatttctgtaccttaaattagacaaaaaggtacatttacctacagctgtaGGGTACAATTagtagacccttgagggtacagccccagagACAAGCAATGGTACAAATCGGTACTCTTATTTTCTCACAGTGCAGCAATAGTACAGTATGTCAAGAATTAAAAGAATTGTTAATACACGCTATATTTTAATCATATTGTGTTGTAATGCAAACACTTGCGAAATATTATACATTATATGTACCCATTAGATATGTGAGTGTATGACTAGGGATGGTTTAGGGTGAACAAGAATGTGAAAATACATCGACAAAATTTCGCGATGGTTCTTGGGCAGTTAAACGCTTCAGTGAGGTGATGAACCATCAACACGTTGAGCCATAAGTAAAAATCATTCAGTTGCTTGGAGCAGTTACGGAGCAGCTTCTGATAATTATATTCATATTTGTATTACAGCGCACTTTTGTAATCCCATTATCAAAGAAACGTTTCCTGTGATGTTTTTCTCTAGCTATCGTAACGTGAGTTTTAACAATAATACCCAATAATGA from Brienomyrus brachyistius isolate T26 chromosome 3, BBRACH_0.4, whole genome shotgun sequence encodes the following:
- the LOC125739258 gene encoding homeobox protein Nkx-2.3-like; the encoded protein is MMLPSPLTTTPFSVKDILNLEQQSQALHLESRDAYYQWEIQEQHHFQSTSLCMIVAGESPGLSDADESMSYLNSLPDQDISLSSAVYFPSALVHSTVTTSVAEVEDQETKNCSMVTKSQECEDGGHSDSERPQKQRNRRKPRVLFSQAQVFELERRFKEQRYLSAPEREHLASALKLTSTQVKIWFQNRRYKCKRQRQDKTLDISGHQHPPPPRRVAVPVLVRDGKPCLGGSQNYNSHYTMGANPYNYSGYPAYTYSSPPYSNGYSRTYSTLSTLPPTTAASAFMNMNLSNIASLGASSRAPTHQGTNVSACQGTLHGIRAW